Proteins found in one Nostoc sp. NIES-3756 genomic segment:
- a CDS encoding TldD/PmbA family protein, translating to MWSDLLKAIASFKIPADWIGIRVVKETAAHHYVRDGLPQHNGKSTTIGAMLEVLVNGSLGYAATNSLELTSLQAAAEIAYKQALAASQWYIYPFGAMERPKVVGEYNSPFLEPLNALSPGEINDLLVRICHTLKVDDKIVQTTANASTSEKESWFVSSNGSEVYQKFVTIGTHYGAIAQDGAIVQQRTNNGSQANCYQGGIELLKQDHLWQRVRQIGEQAIELLSAEECPTTCTNLVLAPDQMMLQIHESVGHPLELDRILGDERNYAGGSFVSTSDFGNLSYGSPLMNITFDPTVIGEYASYGFDDTGAVATREYLIREGVLQRGLGSLESQARANVPGVACARASSWNRPPIDRMANLNLEPGNASFDEMISDIEHGVYMESNRSWSIDDRRYKFQFGCEYAKLIENGKLTKTLRNPNYRATTPEFWHSLIQVGDNSNWEMYGTPFCGKGEPNQAIWVGHGSPVCVFANVEVFGGGG from the coding sequence ATGTGGTCAGATTTATTAAAAGCGATCGCTAGTTTTAAAATACCTGCTGATTGGATTGGTATTAGAGTAGTTAAAGAAACTGCTGCTCATCATTATGTCCGGGATGGTTTGCCCCAACATAACGGCAAATCAACAACCATCGGAGCCATGTTAGAAGTATTGGTTAATGGTTCTCTCGGTTATGCTGCTACTAATTCCCTAGAACTGACATCGCTACAAGCGGCGGCGGAAATAGCTTACAAACAAGCCCTAGCTGCTAGTCAATGGTACATCTATCCCTTTGGTGCTATGGAACGTCCCAAAGTGGTAGGTGAGTATAATTCACCGTTTTTAGAACCCTTAAATGCGCTCAGTCCAGGGGAAATAAATGATTTGTTGGTGAGGATTTGTCACACTTTAAAAGTAGATGACAAAATCGTGCAAACCACCGCCAATGCTTCTACTAGCGAAAAAGAGAGTTGGTTTGTTAGTAGTAACGGTTCTGAGGTATATCAGAAGTTTGTCACTATAGGAACACATTATGGAGCGATCGCGCAAGATGGAGCGATCGTCCAGCAACGTACTAACAACGGTTCCCAAGCCAACTGTTACCAAGGCGGAATCGAACTATTAAAACAAGATCATTTATGGCAACGGGTAAGGCAAATTGGCGAACAAGCCATAGAATTATTATCTGCTGAAGAATGCCCAACTACCTGCACTAATTTGGTTTTAGCTCCAGACCAAATGATGTTACAAATTCATGAAAGTGTGGGACATCCCTTAGAACTTGACCGAATTTTGGGGGATGAGCGTAACTACGCCGGAGGTAGCTTTGTCAGCACCAGCGATTTTGGCAACCTCAGCTATGGTTCACCACTCATGAATATTACCTTTGACCCCACAGTCATCGGTGAATATGCCAGCTATGGATTTGATGATACAGGTGCAGTGGCTACAAGGGAATATTTAATCAGAGAAGGCGTTTTACAAAGGGGTTTAGGCAGTTTAGAAAGCCAAGCCAGAGCCAATGTACCAGGGGTAGCCTGTGCGCGTGCTTCCTCATGGAACCGCCCACCAATTGACCGTATGGCAAACTTAAATCTAGAGCCAGGTAACGCTAGCTTTGATGAGATGATTAGTGATATAGAACACGGCGTATATATGGAATCTAATCGTTCCTGGTCAATTGACGATCGCCGTTATAAATTTCAATTTGGGTGTGAGTATGCCAAACTCATTGAAAATGGTAAACTCACCAAAACCCTGCGTAATCCCAACTATCGAGCCACTACACCAGAATTTTGGCACAGCCTCATCCAAGTCGGTGATAATTCCAACTGGGAAATGTATGGCACACCATTCTGTGGCAAAGGTGAACCTAATCAAGCAATTTGGGTAGGACATGGTTCACCTGTTTGTGTATTTGCTAATGTAGAAGTTTTTGGAGGTGGGGGTTAA
- the cysS gene encoding cysteine--tRNA ligase: MALTVYNTLTRRQESFQTVEPRKVKMYYCGVTVYDYCHLGHARACIVWDVVRRYLQFLGYEVRYIQNFTDIDDKILNRARQEHSSMEAVAERFIAAYFEDMAQLGIKDADEYPRATHTINGIQRLIHELENKGFAYPSAGDVYYAVRQFAEYGKLSGRKLEDMQAGASERVNVDDPEYQKKKDPFDFALWKAAKQGEPAWESPWGAGRPGWHIECSAMVRDRLGETIDIHAGGADLIFPHHENEIAQSEAVTGKPLATYWLHNGMVKVDGEKMSKSLGNFTTIRDLLGRGVDPMAMRLFVLTAQYRTPIDFTDEAIAAATNGWHTIKDGLLAGWELGKGKWELGNEISNPYVERFTEAVNDDFNFPGGLTVLFELAKKLHREKNVLVHEGKTETPIEELKIQWQTLVTLANVLGLTAQPEAPKNEQNGLSDADIEDLIQQRQAARKARNFAEGDRIRNELQAKGITLIDSPQGTRWHRG, from the coding sequence ATGGCACTAACTGTTTACAATACCCTCACCCGTCGTCAAGAATCCTTTCAGACAGTCGAACCACGCAAGGTTAAGATGTATTACTGCGGCGTGACGGTATACGATTATTGCCATTTGGGTCATGCTAGAGCTTGCATTGTCTGGGATGTGGTACGGCGTTACTTGCAATTCCTGGGCTATGAGGTGCGATATATACAGAATTTTACCGACATTGATGACAAAATACTCAACCGAGCGCGGCAAGAACATTCCTCAATGGAGGCGGTAGCAGAACGCTTTATTGCGGCGTATTTTGAGGATATGGCACAGTTAGGCATTAAAGATGCCGATGAGTATCCCCGTGCTACCCATACAATTAACGGTATTCAACGCTTAATTCACGAGTTAGAAAATAAAGGTTTCGCTTACCCATCGGCTGGCGATGTTTACTATGCGGTACGGCAATTTGCTGAGTATGGCAAACTCTCAGGACGCAAGTTGGAGGATATGCAGGCTGGCGCGAGTGAGCGCGTCAACGTCGATGATCCAGAATATCAGAAAAAGAAAGACCCCTTCGACTTCGCCCTTTGGAAAGCCGCCAAACAAGGAGAACCAGCTTGGGAATCACCTTGGGGTGCAGGCCGTCCGGGATGGCATATAGAATGCTCGGCAATGGTGCGCGATCGCCTGGGTGAGACAATAGATATTCATGCAGGTGGTGCTGATTTGATTTTTCCCCACCACGAAAACGAAATCGCCCAATCAGAAGCCGTCACAGGTAAACCCCTAGCAACCTACTGGCTACATAACGGCATGGTCAAAGTTGATGGGGAGAAAATGTCCAAATCCTTGGGAAACTTTACCACCATCCGCGACTTACTAGGGCGGGGAGTTGACCCGATGGCAATGCGGTTATTTGTGCTAACGGCGCAATATCGTACCCCAATTGATTTTACCGATGAGGCGATCGCAGCTGCTACCAATGGTTGGCATACAATCAAGGATGGGTTATTGGCTGGTTGGGAACTAGGAAAAGGGAAATGGGAACTGGGGAATGAGATATCTAATCCCTATGTTGAGCGTTTTACAGAAGCAGTCAATGACGATTTTAATTTCCCTGGTGGCTTAACAGTGTTATTTGAATTGGCAAAAAAACTGCATCGTGAAAAAAATGTTTTAGTGCATGAAGGTAAGACGGAAACACCGATAGAAGAATTAAAAATACAATGGCAAACTTTGGTTACTTTAGCTAACGTTCTAGGTTTAACGGCACAGCCAGAAGCACCTAAAAATGAGCAAAATGGCTTAAGTGATGCGGATATAGAAGATTTGATTCAGCAAAGACAAGCGGCGAGAAAAGCTAGAAATTTTGCTGAAGGCGATCGCATTCGTAACGAACTACAAGCCAAAGGTATTACCCTAATTGATAGCCCCCAAGGTACGCGCTGGCACAGAGGCTAG
- a CDS encoding CobW family GTP-binding protein, which yields MQSAVTHNSQPMDAPKQGMPVTIITGFLGSGKTTLLNHILNNQQGLKTAVLVNEFGEIGIDNELIVSTDENMVELNNGCICCTINNDLVDAVYKVLEREEKLDYLVVETTGLADPLPVALTFLGTELKDLTRLDSIITVVDAANYSLDLFNSQAAYSQIAYGDVILLNKTDLVDETTLNELERKINEVKEGARILRTKRSQVPLPLILSVGLFESGQYFDTVDTHSHDHHDHDHHDHSACGHDHHDHDHDHDHDHSACGHDHHDHDHSHHLENDGFTSISFQSDKPFSIRKFQYFLDNQLPTNIFRAKGIMWFDESPKRHIFHLCGKRFTLDDEEWKGEPKNQVVLIGQNLDRDTLLTQLENCLCLPSTNRGKGFGK from the coding sequence ATGCAATCAGCAGTTACTCATAATTCTCAACCAATGGATGCTCCGAAACAAGGAATGCCAGTAACGATTATTACTGGATTTCTCGGTAGTGGTAAGACTACTTTACTTAATCACATCCTCAACAATCAACAGGGTTTGAAGACCGCCGTTTTGGTCAATGAATTTGGAGAAATTGGCATCGACAACGAGTTAATCGTTTCCACCGATGAGAACATGGTGGAACTGAATAATGGTTGTATCTGTTGCACTATCAATAATGACCTAGTTGATGCAGTATATAAAGTTTTAGAACGGGAAGAAAAGCTAGATTATTTAGTTGTGGAAACAACTGGACTAGCAGACCCTTTACCAGTAGCCCTAACATTTTTGGGTACAGAGTTGAAGGACTTGACCCGTTTAGACTCGATTATCACTGTAGTAGATGCAGCAAATTACAGTTTAGATTTATTTAACTCCCAAGCAGCTTACAGTCAAATTGCCTACGGTGATGTAATTCTGTTGAATAAAACAGATTTGGTCGATGAAACCACCTTGAATGAGTTGGAAAGAAAAATTAACGAAGTCAAGGAAGGTGCGAGGATATTAAGGACAAAGCGATCGCAAGTTCCCCTACCCTTAATCTTAAGTGTTGGTCTATTTGAGTCTGGTCAGTATTTTGATACAGTCGATACTCACAGTCACGACCACCATGACCACGACCACCACGACCATTCAGCCTGCGGTCATGATCATCACGACCATGACCATGACCATGACCATGACCATTCAGCTTGCGGTCACGACCATCACGACCATGACCACTCGCACCATTTAGAAAATGATGGTTTCACTTCGATATCCTTCCAAAGTGATAAGCCATTTTCTATTAGGAAGTTCCAGTATTTTCTAGATAATCAACTACCCACAAATATTTTCCGCGCTAAGGGTATTATGTGGTTTGATGAAAGTCCCAAGCGTCACATTTTCCACCTGTGCGGTAAACGCTTTACCTTAGATGATGAGGAGTGGAAGGGCGAACCAAAAAATCAAGTAGTATTAATTGGGCAAAACTTAGACCGTGATACCTTACTTACTCAATTAGAAAACTGTCTCTGTCTTCCTTCAACCAATCGTGGTAAAGGTTTTGGAAAATAG
- a CDS encoding GIY-YIG nuclease family protein, translating to MAYMYILECADGSYYTGSTTSLERRLWQHQQGEGAKHTAKRLPVKLVFCEYYQRVADAFEREKQVQGWSRKKKQALISGNTNLLHKLAECQNATHYSRLAAMVITSTQERSLNK from the coding sequence ATGGCTTATATGTACATTCTCGAATGTGCTGATGGTAGCTACTATACGGGTAGTACTACAAGTCTTGAGCGACGTTTGTGGCAACATCAACAAGGTGAGGGCGCAAAGCATACGGCGAAACGGTTGCCCGTAAAGTTGGTTTTCTGCGAGTATTATCAGCGTGTAGCGGATGCTTTTGAGCGTGAGAAACAGGTACAAGGTTGGAGTCGCAAGAAGAAGCAAGCTCTAATTTCAGGTAATACAAACTTATTACATAAATTAGCCGAATGTCAAAATGCAACTCATTACAGTAGACTGGCTGCGATGGTGATAACTTCAACGCAAGAACGCTCCCTGAACAAATAA
- a CDS encoding nSTAND1 domain-containing NTPase, whose product MASEWAAQVIGINYYPNYTKLTPLTAAAEDAEKIARHLEKYGYRSFRVQCLPETLNQKGESKIDRLGAVKVQELREAVANLFNPPEPNPVPETALFFFSGHGWCKTGGGKQEVFLVTSDAYPEAEIYGIPLSWLGEQLQISRAKRVIVWLDCCYSGELLKYIPNNKDYCLITATRSYETGVEIPHTQGLLTQTLLAGLNPENDPDGIINSHKLADFITSRMPDTVQRPLIANSLRAILLTTKFPQKSFQDNCPYRSLSYFTETKEDAEVFFGRSALTRQLIQQVREQHRLVAVLGASGSGKSSLLRAGLLYQLKLGQEIPGSGGWKYITPFTPKENPVNSLLEAFSKITLLNPSALQRGKTEKSSSLPLPRGRLGRGDFVRILSEGLKALNTPVIVIIDQLEECFTMGDDSQRQKFFDCLRELIDSTDNLYIFLGMRSDFRGRLREYPEFASKIQKPYINVEHLNRQEIEEAITKPADWVGLGIDNRLKQQLINDVEDYPGSLPLLQYTLTELWRESRKQGDEFLSLKTYEDLGGVEGTLQKRADAVYESLSPIEQIVARRLFLELTQMGETTDVRRRVRLHELVNSHHSLELLQQVSDKLADKDARLITKTDEPDSHDVILDVVHEALIRHWQKLRDWKEEYKLGIAIERQMEVEAQEWNKNAKKEGFLRKDDRLAVAEAYLARFGDWQMLNGVAQEYIYESQKLRDRLEQDKKESIKIEAQRKQRNQFVITFASVSLGLAGLAVYQWWNAQQNAQVAQQQGVIALAQISETALISNNHLEAAVASLQSGRQLLGKPLNNANLEQTAQEQAVLALKRAIYNTILERKRLEGHRDLISSVVFSRDGRNIASASADKSVKIWDAVTGEELATFKGHSDRVVSVAFSPDGRTIASASAGKSVKLWNRSTGSITTLNGHRKSVNKVAFSPDGRTIASASADNTVKLWDTARGKLIITFNGHSDKVISVAFSPNGRTIASASADNTAKLWDTGTGKLIATVKHSDAVWDVAFSPDGKVIASASLDKSVKLWDTNTGKPITTLNGHSDAVWSLAFSPNSRTLVSASADNTVKLWDTGTGKLLSTFNGHSSAVNSVAFSPDGKTIASASTDKSIILWDAGTDKEITTFYGHSSAVNSVAFSLDSRTLASASADNTVKLWDLATSKIIFTLNGHSSAVSSVAFSSNGRTLASASADNTVKLWDVGTGKIIFTLNGHSKSVKSVVFSPNARTLASASADNTVKLWDVGTGKIIFTLNGHSSAVNNVAFSPDGRTLASAGNDRIVLLWDVVRGKEITALTGHSDRVVSVAFTTDGRAIASASADSIGKLWYVATGKEITDLSGHSDKVMGGALSPDSKTLASTSGNTIKLWDAAPSQEITDLDGYSDAVWGLALNPHGKRVIWNAAKAKPITNLNGHRAKVITIIFSPDGKTLASASADNTIKLWRVYPNNLDDLISYSCARLNPYLQSHPNVSDRTLCNDIPTNSD is encoded by the coding sequence ATGGCATCCGAATGGGCGGCTCAGGTTATTGGTATTAATTATTACCCAAATTACACTAAGTTAACGCCGCTCACAGCAGCAGCAGAGGATGCAGAAAAAATTGCCAGACATTTAGAAAAATATGGTTATAGGTCTTTTAGGGTTCAGTGTTTACCAGAAACTTTAAACCAGAAGGGAGAAAGTAAAATTGATCGCCTTGGGGCGGTAAAGGTGCAAGAATTACGAGAAGCGGTCGCTAATCTGTTCAATCCTCCTGAGCCTAACCCCGTACCAGAAACGGCGTTATTTTTCTTTTCTGGACATGGATGGTGCAAAACTGGTGGTGGTAAACAGGAAGTATTTTTAGTTACCAGTGATGCCTATCCGGAAGCCGAAATCTATGGTATACCCTTAAGTTGGTTAGGAGAGCAGTTGCAAATCAGCCGTGCTAAACGAGTTATAGTTTGGTTAGATTGCTGCTATAGCGGGGAATTGCTCAAGTATATTCCTAACAATAAAGACTACTGTTTGATTACTGCAACCCGTTCCTACGAAACTGGGGTAGAAATCCCCCACACTCAGGGATTATTAACGCAGACATTACTTGCAGGCTTGAACCCAGAAAATGATCCAGATGGGATTATCAACAGTCACAAATTGGCAGACTTTATTACTAGTAGGATGCCCGATACAGTCCAGCGTCCTTTGATTGCCAATTCCCTACGAGCAATTCTACTGACAACTAAATTTCCCCAAAAAAGCTTTCAAGATAATTGTCCCTATCGTTCTTTATCGTATTTTACCGAGACAAAAGAAGATGCTGAAGTCTTTTTCGGGCGGAGTGCGTTAACTAGGCAGTTGATTCAACAAGTGAGAGAACAGCATCGTCTAGTCGCTGTTTTAGGTGCTTCTGGTAGTGGCAAATCATCATTATTACGGGCTGGATTACTATACCAACTCAAGCTAGGACAAGAGATACCAGGAAGTGGCGGCTGGAAGTATATTACTCCGTTTACGCCCAAAGAAAATCCTGTTAATAGTTTACTGGAGGCTTTTAGTAAAATTACCCTTCTTAATCCCTCTGCCTTGCAAAGAGGGAAAACTGAAAAATCTAGCTCCCTCCCCTTACCAAGGGGAAGATTGGGGAGGGGTGATTTTGTCCGTATCCTTAGTGAGGGGTTAAAAGCATTAAACACACCAGTCATTGTCATTATCGACCAGTTGGAAGAATGCTTTACTATGGGCGATGACAGCCAGCGTCAGAAATTCTTTGACTGTTTGCGTGAGTTGATTGACTCTACAGATAACCTGTATATTTTCTTGGGGATGCGATCAGATTTTCGGGGAAGATTACGAGAATATCCCGAATTTGCCAGTAAAATCCAGAAGCCTTACATCAACGTTGAACACCTCAACCGTCAGGAAATAGAAGAAGCCATTACTAAACCTGCTGATTGGGTAGGATTAGGTATTGATAATAGGTTAAAACAGCAACTAATTAATGATGTTGAAGATTACCCCGGAAGTTTGCCTTTACTGCAATATACACTGACTGAATTGTGGCGGGAATCGAGAAAACAAGGCGATGAGTTTCTTAGCCTGAAAACTTATGAAGATTTAGGCGGAGTGGAAGGAACTTTACAAAAACGTGCCGATGCAGTGTACGAAAGTCTTTCACCAATAGAACAAATTGTGGCGCGGCGACTGTTTCTTGAACTAACGCAAATGGGAGAAACAACAGATGTTAGGCGGCGCGTGCGTTTACACGAATTAGTTAATTCCCATCATTCCTTGGAACTGTTGCAACAGGTAAGTGACAAGTTAGCCGATAAAGATGCACGCTTAATTACTAAGACAGATGAGCCAGATTCCCACGATGTAATTTTAGATGTTGTCCACGAAGCTTTAATCCGCCATTGGCAAAAATTACGGGATTGGAAAGAAGAATATAAGTTAGGTATAGCTATTGAGCGACAGATGGAAGTAGAAGCCCAAGAATGGAATAAGAATGCCAAAAAAGAAGGATTTTTGAGAAAAGATGATAGATTAGCAGTAGCTGAAGCATATTTAGCTAGATTCGGCGATTGGCAAATGCTTAATGGAGTAGCCCAGGAGTACATTTACGAGAGTCAAAAACTGCGCGATCGCCTTGAGCAAGACAAAAAAGAAAGTATAAAAATAGAAGCACAAAGAAAACAGCGAAATCAATTTGTAATCACATTTGCTAGTGTATCCCTTGGATTAGCTGGATTAGCTGTTTATCAATGGTGGAATGCTCAACAAAATGCTCAGGTAGCGCAACAACAAGGTGTAATTGCTCTAGCGCAAATCTCGGAAACTGCCCTAATTTCTAATAATCATCTTGAAGCTGCGGTTGCATCTCTACAGTCGGGTAGACAACTTTTAGGTAAACCACTTAATAATGCCAATTTAGAACAAACAGCTCAAGAACAAGCAGTATTGGCACTAAAGCGAGCAATTTACAATACTATTTTGGAACGTAAACGCTTAGAAGGGCATCGAGATTTAATCTCTAGCGTAGTATTTAGTCGTGATGGCAGGAATATTGCTTCTGCTAGTGCTGACAAAAGCGTCAAAATTTGGGATGCAGTTACAGGTGAAGAACTCGCCACCTTCAAGGGACATAGCGATAGAGTCGTTAGCGTCGCATTTAGTCCCGATGGGAGAACTATTGCTTCTGCTAGTGCTGGTAAAAGTGTCAAACTCTGGAATAGGTCTACAGGCAGCATCACCACCCTGAATGGGCATAGAAAATCAGTTAATAAAGTAGCATTTAGCCCTGATGGTAGGACTATTGCATCTGCTAGTGCCGATAACACTGTCAAACTCTGGGATACAGCTAGAGGTAAACTCATTATCACCTTTAACGGACATAGTGATAAAGTTATTAGCGTCGCATTTAGCCCCAATGGCAGGACTATTGCATCTGCTAGTGCTGACAACACCGCCAAACTCTGGGATACGGGTACAGGTAAACTCATCGCTACCGTTAAACACAGCGATGCAGTCTGGGACGTAGCATTTAGCCCCGATGGCAAAGTTATTGCATCTGCTAGCCTTGACAAGAGTGTCAAACTCTGGGATACAAATACAGGTAAACCTATCACTACGCTCAACGGGCATAGTGATGCAGTCTGGAGCTTAGCATTTAGCCCTAATAGCAGAACTCTGGTCTCTGCTAGTGCTGATAACACTGTCAAACTCTGGGATACGGGTACAGGTAAACTTCTTTCTACCTTTAATGGACATAGCTCGGCAGTTAATAGTGTAGCATTCAGCCCCGATGGTAAGACGATTGCTTCTGCCAGTACTGACAAAAGCATCATACTCTGGGATGCTGGTACAGATAAAGAAATTACTACCTTCTACGGGCATAGCTCGGCAGTCAATAGTGTAGCATTCAGCCTTGATAGCAGAACTCTGGCCTCTGCTAGTGCAGATAACACTGTCAAACTCTGGGATTTAGCTACAAGTAAAATTATCTTTACCCTAAATGGTCATAGCTCAGCAGTCAGTAGCGTAGCATTTAGCTCCAATGGCAGGACTCTGGCTTCTGCTAGTGCAGATAACACTGTCAAACTCTGGGATGTAGGTACAGGTAAAATTATCTTTACCCTGAATGGTCATAGCAAATCGGTTAAGAGCGTAGTATTTAGCCCCAATGCCAGGACTCTGGCTTCTGCTAGTGCAGATAACACTGTCAAACTCTGGGATGTAGGTACAGGTAAAATTATCTTTACCCTGAATGGGCATAGCTCGGCAGTCAATAACGTAGCATTCAGCCCCGATGGCAGGACTCTGGCTTCTGCTGGTAATGATAGAATCGTACTACTTTGGGATGTAGTTAGAGGTAAAGAAATTACTGCCCTCACTGGGCATAGCGATAGGGTAGTTAGCGTAGCATTCACTACTGATGGCAGGGCTATTGCTTCGGCTAGTGCTGACAGTATTGGCAAACTCTGGTATGTGGCTACAGGTAAAGAAATTACTGACTTATCTGGGCATAGTGATAAGGTCATGGGCGGAGCATTAAGCCCTGATAGCAAGACTCTTGCTTCTACTAGTGGTAACACTATTAAACTCTGGGATGCAGCTCCATCTCAAGAAATCACAGACCTTGATGGGTATAGCGATGCGGTCTGGGGTTTAGCATTAAACCCTCATGGCAAGAGAGTTATTTGGAATGCTGCTAAAGCTAAACCTATCACTAATTTGAACGGGCATAGAGCTAAAGTCATTACCATAATATTTAGCCCAGATGGCAAGACTCTGGCTTCTGCTAGTGCTGACAATACTATCAAATTGTGGAGAGTATACCCCAATAACTTGGATGATTTAATCTCCTACAGTTGTGCTAGGTTAAATCCTTACTTACAATCCCATCCCAATGTGAGCGATCGCACTCTCTGCAATGACATTCCTACCAACAGCGATTAG
- a CDS encoding (2Fe-2S) ferredoxin domain-containing protein has product MGICNSKDVSEFCLEGRFIEFIIKDGYKLKGLLLLTADGECYVKLAKHLRFTFDWCLPTGTLLQVVGQKKYDAKTGKVTLKAEHVMAAREEVQKVQTISPIKQVPATENTAPKPNKAKAAILVCQKSDCMKRGGKAVCQALEAALSDRGLEDQVTIKGTGCMKNCKAGPNLVMPDKTRYTRIQASQVSTVMDKHFPDSQQSDHLHQVVISNTNQAETCTVVSGF; this is encoded by the coding sequence ATGGGTATATGTAATAGTAAAGATGTATCAGAGTTTTGCCTTGAAGGTAGATTTATTGAATTTATTATTAAAGATGGCTATAAGCTTAAAGGCTTGTTACTGCTCACTGCTGATGGTGAATGTTACGTTAAACTTGCCAAGCATTTAAGATTTACTTTTGATTGGTGCTTGCCTACTGGCACTTTGTTACAAGTGGTTGGTCAAAAGAAGTATGATGCTAAAACAGGCAAAGTGACACTTAAAGCCGAACATGTGATGGCAGCTAGAGAGGAGGTACAGAAAGTTCAGACTATATCCCCCATTAAGCAAGTACCAGCCACGGAAAATACTGCACCAAAACCAAATAAGGCAAAAGCGGCGATTTTGGTATGTCAAAAGTCTGATTGTATGAAACGTGGTGGTAAAGCAGTGTGTCAAGCATTAGAAGCTGCTTTAAGCGATCGCGGTCTTGAAGACCAAGTTACCATTAAAGGTACTGGCTGTATGAAAAACTGCAAAGCTGGCCCCAACTTAGTGATGCCTGATAAAACTCGCTACACCCGTATTCAAGCCAGCCAAGTCTCCACCGTGATGGATAAGCATTTTCCTGACAGCCAACAGTCAGATCATTTGCATCAAGTGGTTATATCAAATACCAATCAAGCTGAAACTTGTACTGTAGTTTCAGGTTTTTAA
- a CDS encoding Asr1405/Asl0597 family protein produces the protein MKPFSSEVDEKSVVEVDWADRWLVYQRLKELEIPCWCEANQPLQVEVVNPTTVVQLWSVMKQFTSSRQDLICSLEICWQSRYPYS, from the coding sequence TTGAAACCGTTCAGTTCCGAAGTAGATGAAAAGTCCGTTGTAGAAGTAGATTGGGCAGATCGTTGGCTAGTCTATCAGCGCCTAAAGGAATTAGAGATTCCCTGTTGGTGTGAAGCTAATCAACCGTTACAAGTTGAAGTTGTCAACCCTACGACAGTTGTTCAACTTTGGAGCGTGATGAAACAATTTACTTCTTCTCGCCAAGATTTAATTTGCTCTCTTGAGATTTGTTGGCAAAGCCGCTATCCATATTCTTAA
- a CDS encoding S-layer homology domain-containing protein, with translation MRHLLSTLSLVVVLQGFPVLAQAQVTENPGGVSSEAIQQVIAANLMTNAVDGNFYPERLINRAELASILVKAFRLNKQEAANQSKTISVGDVPRSHWAYQDIQTVLKTDVMKGYRGNLFFPNQRVTRAEALAIFAQAYGVFQFSDDAVNETLAPYPDAASIPNWARKAIATVITEGFINTDAQNNISPLKPMTRGDMAYLLSKYLQRQQQQPETPVVPTTTDSPQLP, from the coding sequence ATGCGGCATTTACTAAGTACCCTTTCATTAGTAGTAGTACTCCAAGGCTTTCCAGTACTTGCTCAAGCTCAAGTAACCGAAAATCCTGGAGGTGTATCATCGGAAGCGATACAACAGGTAATTGCTGCTAATTTGATGACTAATGCGGTTGATGGGAACTTCTATCCAGAAAGGCTGATCAATCGTGCTGAACTAGCCTCGATTCTGGTAAAAGCATTTCGTCTGAATAAACAAGAAGCAGCTAACCAGTCAAAAACCATCTCAGTTGGAGATGTACCCCGTTCTCATTGGGCGTATCAAGATATTCAGACAGTTTTGAAAACGGATGTGATGAAGGGCTACCGAGGGAATTTGTTTTTCCCTAATCAACGGGTGACAAGGGCAGAAGCTTTAGCGATATTTGCCCAAGCCTATGGAGTATTTCAATTCTCTGATGATGCTGTTAACGAAACACTTGCGCCTTATCCGGATGCAGCATCTATCCCAAATTGGGCGAGAAAAGCGATCGCCACTGTAATCACAGAAGGATTTATTAACACTGATGCTCAAAATAACATATCCCCATTAAAACCTATGACTCGTGGAGATATGGCTTATTTGCTGAGTAAATATTTGCAAAGACAGCAACAACAACCAGAAACACCAGTAGTTCCTACGACTACAGACAGTCCACAATTACCTTAG